One genomic segment of Ostrinia nubilalis chromosome 20, ilOstNubi1.1, whole genome shotgun sequence includes these proteins:
- the LOC135081742 gene encoding pseudouridine-5'-phosphatase-like, with product MQFQKVTHVLFDLDGLLLDSEILYTESFTRVCAKYGKEFTWELKSTLLGFQGHECAEKITKTLNLPITKEEFMNECSKINEVLFPTVQLMPGAEKLVKHLHKHGVPIALATSSGKESVELKMQNHKEILGLFHHLTMGQSDPEVTKGKPDPIIFQVCASKFPEKPVPEKCLVFEDAVNGIKAAKAANMQVVVVPDPRVDPEQLKDATLVLKSLEEFQPELFGLPPYSS from the exons ATGCAATTTCAAAAGGTAACTCACGTGTTATTTGATCTAGACGGTCTACTTCTAG ATTCTGAAATATTATACACTGAATCTTTCACGAGAGTTTGTGCTAAGTATGGTAAAGAATTCACGTGGGAACTGAAGTCAACCCTATTGGGATTTCAAGGCCATGAGTGCGCAGAAAAAATCACTAAGACTTTGAACCTACCTATAACTAAAGAAGAATTCATGAATGAATGTAGCAAGATCAATGAGGTACTATTTCCTACTGTACAGCTTATGCCAG GAGCTGAAAAGTTGGTGAAACACCTACACAAACATGGTGTACCCATCGCATTAGCCACTAGCTCAGGCAAAGAAAGTGTGGAATTAAAGATGCAGAACCATAAAGAAATACTTGGCTTGTTCCACCATCTTACCATGGGGCAATCAGACCCAGAAGTTACCAAAGGAAAGCCAGACCCCATAATTTTCCAAGTCTGTGCTTCTAAATTCCCTGAAAAACCAGTACCTGAAAAG TGCTTGGTATTTGAGGATGCAGTCAACGGTATCAAAGCAGCAAAGGCAGCAAATATGCAAGTGGTGGTAGTCCCAGACCCTCGGGTGGACCCTGAACAGCTGAAGGATGCCACATTGGTCCTCAAGTCTTTAGAAGAATTCCAGCCAGAGCTGTTTGGTCTACCTCCTTACAGTTCTTAa